The following coding sequences lie in one Tichowtungia aerotolerans genomic window:
- a CDS encoding phosphotransferase enzyme family protein: protein MDQFKDVAAAFQCPGSYLGEEPYGSGHINDTYKVFYDVDGREVHYIHQRVNKNIFKDVPGLMENIGRVTRHQRKKFEEAGADDLDRRVLTLIPTVDGTDYYVDANGDFWRCYVFIEDAVGIDVIENTDQAYESARAFGEFQCQLADLPGRLVETIPNFHHTRSRFDTLKEAIEADIHGRADDVKDEIEFAMAREEMVDVVIDLMASGEIPERVTHNDTKLNNVLIDNASGKGQCVIDLDTVMPGSVLYDFGDMIRTTTNQAAEDECDLSKVKMNIDYFEALVKGYLETASGFLVPKERELLAFSGKLITFEIGLRFLTDYLQGDVYFKTHREGQNIDRCRKQFKMVQSMEEQMDAMQKIVEDCT, encoded by the coding sequence ATGGATCAGTTTAAAGATGTCGCTGCGGCGTTTCAGTGCCCCGGGAGCTATCTTGGCGAGGAGCCTTACGGGAGCGGGCATATTAATGATACCTACAAGGTCTTCTACGATGTGGATGGCCGCGAGGTGCATTACATCCATCAGCGCGTTAATAAAAACATCTTCAAGGATGTTCCGGGGCTGATGGAAAACATCGGCCGCGTGACGCGTCATCAGCGCAAAAAGTTTGAAGAGGCGGGTGCGGACGATTTGGACCGCCGTGTGCTGACGCTGATTCCGACCGTGGACGGAACGGATTACTACGTGGATGCCAACGGCGATTTCTGGCGCTGCTATGTGTTCATTGAGGATGCCGTTGGTATTGACGTGATTGAAAACACGGACCAGGCCTATGAATCGGCCAGAGCTTTTGGTGAATTCCAGTGTCAGCTGGCCGATCTTCCGGGGCGCTTGGTTGAAACCATTCCGAATTTTCATCATACCCGCTCGCGGTTCGATACGCTGAAAGAGGCCATTGAGGCAGATATTCACGGTCGCGCCGACGATGTGAAAGACGAGATCGAATTTGCCATGGCCCGCGAGGAGATGGTTGATGTGGTCATTGATCTGATGGCCTCCGGAGAAATTCCGGAGCGCGTAACACACAACGACACCAAGCTCAATAATGTGCTGATCGACAACGCCTCCGGCAAAGGACAGTGCGTGATCGACCTCGACACCGTTATGCCCGGGTCGGTGCTCTACGACTTTGGAGACATGATCCGCACGACCACAAACCAGGCGGCCGAGGATGAGTGCGATCTCTCCAAGGTGAAAATGAACATTGATTACTTTGAGGCGCTGGTGAAGGGATACCTCGAAACAGCTTCCGGGTTCCTCGTCCCGAAGGAGCGCGAGCTGCTGGCGTTTTCGGGAAAGCTGATTACTTTTGAGATCGGATTGCGTTTCCTAACCGACTATCTTCAGGGCGATGTTTACTTCAAGACGCACCGCGAGGGGCAGAACATCGACCGCTGCCGCAAACAGTTCAAGATGGTGCAGTCGATGGAAGAGCAGATGGATGCGATGCAGAAGATTGTGGAGGACTGTACATGA
- a CDS encoding SDR family oxidoreductase encodes MRVLVTGGAGFIGSHVVEHFQGKADVRVLDNLRSGYLKNLEGLEHEFIEGSITDREIVKKAVEGVDYIFHMAAMISVPESMEKPIECVNINTTGTLVVLEEAAKAGVKKLCFSSSAANYGDNPVVPKVETMLPEPKSPYAITKLDGEYYCDMFSREGKLDTGVMRYFNVFGPRQDPGSAYAAAVPIFIDKAVKNETITIFGDGEQTRDFIYVKDIVAANVFLAMNDTEPGFYNVAYGGRLTINDLARKIIELTGSSSKIEYAPERAGDVKHSMASVDKIKAAGFEPTSSFDEGLAATIRYFTR; translated from the coding sequence ATGAGAGTTTTAGTCACCGGCGGCGCTGGATTTATTGGAAGCCATGTTGTTGAGCACTTTCAGGGCAAGGCAGATGTGCGGGTGCTGGACAACCTGCGTTCCGGCTATCTGAAAAACCTCGAAGGCCTTGAGCATGAATTTATCGAAGGTTCAATTACGGATCGGGAGATCGTAAAAAAAGCAGTCGAAGGCGTGGATTACATCTTTCATATGGCGGCCATGATCAGCGTGCCGGAATCGATGGAAAAGCCGATTGAATGTGTTAATATCAACACCACAGGGACTCTGGTGGTGCTCGAAGAGGCGGCGAAAGCCGGCGTGAAAAAACTCTGCTTTTCCAGCTCGGCCGCCAACTATGGGGACAACCCGGTTGTTCCGAAGGTCGAGACGATGCTGCCCGAGCCGAAAAGTCCGTATGCGATCACCAAGCTCGACGGCGAATACTACTGCGACATGTTCAGCCGCGAAGGCAAGCTCGATACCGGCGTCATGCGCTACTTCAACGTCTTCGGCCCGCGTCAGGACCCCGGCAGCGCCTACGCCGCCGCCGTACCGATCTTCATCGACAAGGCGGTCAAAAATGAAACCATTACAATCTTTGGTGACGGCGAGCAGACGCGCGACTTCATCTATGTGAAAGACATCGTTGCCGCCAACGTGTTTCTGGCGATGAACGACACCGAGCCGGGCTTTTACAACGTGGCTTACGGTGGGCGCCTGACGATCAACGACCTTGCCCGCAAAATTATCGAGCTGACCGGCTCTTCTTCAAAAATTGAGTATGCGCCCGAGCGCGCCGGCGATGTGAAGCATTCGATGGCTTCGGTCGATAAAATCAAAGCCGCCGGGTTTGAGCCGACGTCCAGTTTTGACGAAGGTTTGGCCGCTACCATCCGTTATTTTACTCGTTAA
- a CDS encoding nucleotidyltransferase family protein encodes MKPTLVIMAAGIGSRYGGLKQIDPVGPSGEIVLDYSVYDAIRAGFGKVVFIIRPDIETDFKEAIGNKFEGKIAVEYVFQTLEQIPEGFPVPGSRTKPWGTGQAVLMAKEVVNEPFAVINADDFYGRESFDVIGEKLKNTAAGSTDFSMVGFYIKNTLSPFGGVARGYCDVQDGKLSTVTERFDIERKEDGVIRYDGGEMADDDMVSMNTWGFTPKLFEFLERGVVQFLERAGGELKSEYLLPEVIDAMIKNGDATVEVLPSNEKWMGVTYSEDKPQVQAGIRALVDAGVYPENLWA; translated from the coding sequence ATGAAACCGACTCTCGTAATTATGGCCGCAGGCATCGGAAGCCGCTACGGAGGACTCAAGCAGATCGATCCCGTCGGACCGTCCGGTGAAATCGTACTCGACTACTCTGTCTATGACGCCATCCGCGCCGGATTTGGAAAAGTTGTTTTTATCATTCGCCCGGATATTGAAACGGATTTCAAAGAAGCGATCGGCAACAAGTTCGAAGGAAAAATTGCGGTCGAATATGTTTTCCAAACCTTGGAACAAATTCCGGAGGGTTTTCCCGTCCCTGGAAGCCGCACCAAGCCGTGGGGAACCGGACAGGCGGTGCTGATGGCGAAAGAGGTCGTGAACGAGCCGTTTGCGGTCATTAATGCCGATGATTTTTATGGTCGCGAATCATTTGACGTGATCGGAGAAAAACTGAAGAACACTGCTGCAGGCAGCACCGATTTTTCCATGGTTGGATTTTATATCAAAAACACACTGTCACCGTTCGGTGGTGTCGCCCGCGGCTACTGCGATGTGCAGGACGGAAAACTTTCCACGGTCACAGAGCGGTTCGATATCGAGCGCAAAGAAGATGGCGTGATCCGTTATGATGGCGGCGAAATGGCAGATGATGACATGGTTTCGATGAACACCTGGGGTTTCACGCCGAAGCTGTTCGAATTCCTCGAACGCGGGGTCGTACAGTTTCTCGAGCGCGCCGGCGGCGAGCTGAAAAGCGAATATCTTCTTCCGGAAGTGATTGATGCCATGATCAAGAACGGTGATGCCACTGTGGAAGTGCTGCCGTCCAATGAAAAATGGATGGGCGTCACTTACTCGGAAGACAAACCGCAGGTTCAGGCCGGAATACGCGCCTTGGTTGATGCCGGCGTTTATCCGGAAAATCTCTGGGCTTAG
- a CDS encoding PIG-L deacetylase family protein: MNPYLKFIEDIQAGVESAKGITVSGETAPVESDRKVLLFSPHPDDECITGLLPLRLMREAGMQIINVPVTFGSNVERQPGRAKELADACAYLGWHIRERSGFQNLGKDDIVAILKAEQPEIIFVPHERDWNSRHIATHFLVMDALSEMPNDFSCTVVETEFWGAMDDPNLMVEGDAQLVADLIAAISLHVEEVARNPYHLSLPAWMQDNVRRGGEIVGGQGGAVPDFTFATLYRLRQWENGQFCQILESGKMISMSDKLKEIF, translated from the coding sequence ATGAACCCGTATCTGAAATTTATTGAAGACATTCAGGCCGGTGTGGAGTCGGCCAAAGGAATCACCGTTTCCGGAGAAACCGCGCCGGTGGAATCCGATCGGAAGGTGCTGCTGTTTTCGCCGCATCCGGATGATGAGTGTATCACCGGGCTGCTTCCGCTGCGCCTGATGCGCGAGGCGGGCATGCAGATTATCAATGTGCCGGTCACCTTCGGCAGCAACGTCGAACGTCAGCCCGGCCGCGCCAAAGAGCTGGCCGACGCCTGCGCTTATCTCGGATGGCATATCCGGGAACGCAGCGGGTTTCAGAATCTGGGAAAGGACGATATTGTCGCGATTCTGAAAGCCGAGCAGCCGGAAATCATTTTTGTGCCGCACGAGCGGGACTGGAATTCGCGCCATATCGCCACGCATTTTCTGGTGATGGATGCGCTGTCAGAAATGCCGAACGATTTTTCCTGCACGGTTGTCGAAACCGAGTTCTGGGGCGCGATGGATGATCCCAACCTGATGGTTGAAGGCGATGCGCAACTGGTGGCGGACCTGATTGCGGCGATCTCGCTGCATGTCGAAGAGGTCGCCCGCAATCCCTACCATCTCTCTCTCCCGGCCTGGATGCAGGACAACGTGCGTCGCGGCGGCGAGATTGTCGGCGGGCAGGGAGGCGCAGTGCCGGACTTTACATTTGCAACGCTTTACCGCTTGAGACAGTGGGAGAACGGGCAGTTCTGCCAGATTTTGGAGAGCGGAAAAATGATTTCAATGAGTGATAAACTGAAGGAGATATTTTAA
- the nagB gene encoding glucosamine-6-phosphate deaminase, with translation MELIIKDNGQVASEAAARVVARLVHEKPNAVIGLATGSTPLMLYRELIRLHKEEGLDFSQVTTFNLDEYIGLLPEHEQSYRRFMNENLFEHINIKMENTHVPDGMAEDVPASCAAYEQAIVDAGGIDLQVLGIGSDGHVGFNEPTSSFASRTRIKTLTRQTVADNARFFENDESRVPHHCITMGIGTIMDARMNIMLAFGENKAEAVAATVEGPVASIMPASILQHHANAKVFIDEAAASQLKLADYYRWVYDNKPDWQKDA, from the coding sequence ATGGAACTTATTATCAAGGACAACGGACAGGTCGCCAGCGAGGCGGCTGCACGGGTGGTGGCGCGGTTGGTGCACGAAAAGCCAAACGCAGTGATTGGTCTGGCGACCGGCAGTACGCCGCTGATGCTCTACAGAGAGCTGATCCGTCTTCACAAAGAAGAAGGGCTCGATTTTTCGCAGGTTACTACCTTCAATCTCGATGAATACATCGGGCTGCTGCCGGAACACGAGCAGTCCTACCGCCGGTTCATGAACGAAAACCTTTTTGAACACATCAACATCAAAATGGAAAATACGCATGTTCCTGACGGAATGGCCGAGGATGTGCCCGCCTCCTGCGCGGCGTACGAGCAGGCTATTGTCGATGCCGGCGGCATCGACCTGCAAGTGCTCGGGATCGGCTCCGACGGACACGTTGGGTTCAACGAGCCGACCTCGTCGTTCGCCTCGCGCACCCGCATCAAAACGCTGACGCGCCAGACGGTGGCCGACAACGCCCGCTTTTTTGAAAACGACGAATCCCGGGTGCCGCACCACTGCATTACGATGGGGATCGGCACCATTATGGATGCGCGCATGAACATCATGCTGGCTTTCGGCGAAAACAAAGCCGAAGCCGTTGCTGCCACAGTGGAAGGGCCGGTGGCCTCCATCATGCCGGCGTCAATTCTGCAGCATCATGCGAATGCCAAGGTCTTTATCGATGAAGCAGCTGCTTCGCAACTCAAGCTGGCCGACTATTACCGCTGGGTCTACGATAACAAGCCGGATTGGCAGAAGGACGCTTAA
- a CDS encoding ROK family protein has protein sequence MKVQPILDPGFVPAILWNREFEAEASQGGRTVTIGLLRDDRAVARRCVKITADEDRSFVYIERMIKRMLWAVGGNRILFDGPDEIFQRLEHHYAESSVGRFDSEIIGEKIYGHALRIEKATAEQIPEPQTEGAALGRHLDGCRIGFDLGGSDRKCAAVIDGEVVFSEEIKWDPYFEKDPQYHFDGTMDSLKRAAEHLPRVDAIGGSAAGVYVDNEVRIASLFRGVPEEQFNEKVRPIFKQIQKAWGGIPVDVVNDGEVTALAGSMSLDDNAVLGISMGTSLAAGYVTPEGNITSQLNELAFVPVDYRKDGPVDEWSGDAGCGVQYFSQQGVARLATLAGIEFPTDTPFAEQLIEVQRLMAEGDDRARKIYETIGVCFGYAIAHYSDFYDFRNLLILGRVTSGEGGQVIIEKAEEVLRAEFPELAEKVTITTPDEQMKRHGQAVAAASLPMIGEKQ, from the coding sequence ATGAAAGTACAACCAATTTTGGATCCCGGGTTTGTGCCGGCGATTTTATGGAACAGGGAATTTGAGGCAGAGGCCTCGCAAGGCGGGCGGACCGTAACGATCGGGCTGCTGCGGGATGACCGGGCGGTTGCCAGACGCTGTGTCAAAATAACGGCTGATGAAGACCGCAGTTTTGTTTATATTGAACGGATGATTAAACGGATGCTCTGGGCCGTCGGAGGCAACCGGATTCTGTTCGACGGGCCGGATGAAATTTTCCAAAGGCTGGAACACCATTACGCGGAATCTTCTGTCGGTCGGTTCGATTCTGAAATAATCGGCGAAAAGATTTACGGTCATGCTTTGCGGATTGAAAAAGCGACGGCCGAACAGATTCCGGAGCCGCAGACGGAAGGTGCCGCACTGGGTCGTCATCTCGACGGATGCCGGATTGGCTTTGATCTCGGCGGTTCCGACCGCAAGTGCGCGGCTGTGATCGACGGAGAGGTTGTTTTCTCGGAAGAGATCAAATGGGATCCCTATTTTGAAAAAGATCCGCAGTATCACTTTGATGGAACAATGGATTCTCTCAAACGCGCCGCGGAACATCTGCCGCGTGTGGATGCCATCGGCGGGAGCGCTGCCGGCGTTTATGTAGATAATGAGGTACGCATTGCATCGCTTTTCCGAGGCGTTCCGGAAGAACAGTTTAATGAAAAAGTCCGGCCGATTTTCAAGCAGATTCAGAAGGCGTGGGGCGGAATTCCGGTTGATGTGGTCAATGACGGTGAGGTGACGGCACTGGCCGGGTCGATGTCGCTTGATGACAATGCCGTCCTCGGAATTTCCATGGGCACCAGTCTGGCCGCCGGCTATGTAACCCCGGAGGGAAACATCACTTCGCAGCTCAACGAGCTGGCATTTGTTCCGGTTGATTACCGCAAAGACGGCCCTGTCGACGAGTGGTCGGGCGATGCGGGCTGCGGCGTTCAGTATTTCTCCCAGCAGGGCGTGGCAAGGCTGGCGACACTGGCCGGGATTGAATTTCCGACCGATACCCCGTTTGCAGAACAGCTCATTGAGGTACAGCGTCTGATGGCCGAGGGAGATGATCGGGCCCGAAAGATTTATGAAACCATCGGGGTCTGTTTCGGTTATGCCATCGCTCATTATTCTGACTTCTATGACTTCCGCAACCTGCTGATTCTCGGCCGTGTAACCAGCGGCGAGGGCGGACAGGTGATTATTGAAAAAGCCGAAGAAGTGCTTCGTGCAGAATTTCCGGAGTTGGCTGAAAAAGTAACAATTACCACTCCCGACGAACAAATGAAGCGGCATGGACAGGCGGTTGCCGCCGCCAGCCTTCCAATGATTGGAGAAAAACAATGA
- a CDS encoding helix-turn-helix transcriptional regulator: protein MDSYLRQLQEPEDYFRGLGESTLPNPRNILLFLRPDKKRLQQEAPQNRSHHRFVLIFNLQTAGHVHVNHLSLPLAPQQALLIHPYQFHHFSQLASSKVQWLICTFELENSAPLEPLRNRVIQVSRRSEKARDQLLHEWLRCFQPESHSELQEALLQTALVRQLLCLRQDRQAAELKPQTESKGSLIRTVNRHLTEWRGRLVTVADLADAIGLSESRLRVRFKEAAGISLGSYIQNYRINRAMELLRTTPRSIADVAEEAGFGSPQAFCRTFKKETGQTPRSYRAG from the coding sequence GTGGACTCATATCTCCGGCAATTGCAGGAACCCGAAGACTACTTCCGGGGCCTTGGTGAGAGCACGCTTCCGAACCCTCGCAATATCCTGCTGTTTCTCCGTCCCGATAAAAAAAGGCTGCAGCAGGAGGCCCCGCAAAACCGGTCCCATCACCGCTTTGTGCTCATCTTCAACCTTCAGACGGCAGGACACGTTCATGTTAACCACCTTTCTCTGCCGCTTGCTCCCCAACAGGCTTTATTGATCCACCCCTATCAGTTTCATCACTTCAGCCAGCTGGCATCCAGCAAAGTGCAATGGCTGATCTGCACCTTTGAACTGGAAAACAGCGCCCCGCTCGAACCGCTCCGGAACCGGGTCATTCAAGTCAGCCGCCGCTCCGAAAAGGCCCGGGATCAACTGCTGCACGAATGGCTCCGCTGCTTTCAACCGGAATCACACAGCGAACTGCAGGAGGCTCTGCTGCAAACCGCCTTGGTCCGGCAGCTTCTCTGCCTGCGTCAGGACCGGCAGGCGGCCGAACTGAAACCGCAAACCGAATCCAAAGGCAGTCTGATCCGAACGGTCAACCGTCATCTGACCGAATGGCGCGGGCGGCTCGTTACCGTCGCGGACCTCGCGGATGCCATCGGCCTGTCGGAGTCCCGGCTGCGCGTTCGATTCAAGGAAGCCGCCGGCATTTCCCTCGGAAGCTACATCCAGAATTACCGGATTAACCGGGCCATGGAACTGCTGCGAACCACTCCGCGCTCCATCGCCGATGTGGCTGAAGAAGCCGGGTTTGGATCGCCGCAGGCTTTCTGCAGAACATTTAAAAAGGAAACGGGACAGACTCCCCGAAGCTATAGAGCAGGCTGA
- a CDS encoding phosphotransferase enzyme family protein, giving the protein MKPAQIAEQFNVAGRLASIRPTGSGNVNDTYLAVFRTHFSEERIIIQRVNGHVFAHPEWIMENMSILTNHCHKQLKAESETADRIWQLPRIVPCRSGQDYFRDENGECWRALTLIASATSFDVAQSAEHAQEVGTVLGQFHRLLSTMNPLSLRDTLPGFHETPKYLEKYDAVLETESARELSESSMEVRNLIRFVEDRREFAYVLQNAQDAGELHIRLIHGDPKVSNIMIDDDTFKGTSIIDLDTAKPGLIHYDFGDALRSLCNRQGEETKDVGKVSFDLILCEAFVRGYMVHAGSFLTDNDKKYLYDSIRLITFELGLRFFQDYLAGNVYFKVKSPEQNLHRAKIQFKLCESIETRKRQINELLEQVFTS; this is encoded by the coding sequence ATGAAACCGGCACAGATCGCGGAACAGTTTAATGTGGCCGGCCGGCTGGCAAGTATCCGGCCGACCGGCAGCGGAAACGTAAACGACACCTATCTCGCGGTCTTTCGCACGCACTTTTCAGAAGAGCGCATCATTATCCAGCGCGTAAACGGCCATGTGTTTGCGCATCCCGAGTGGATTATGGAGAACATGAGCATTCTGACGAATCATTGTCACAAGCAGCTGAAGGCCGAAAGCGAAACCGCTGACCGCATCTGGCAGCTCCCGCGCATTGTTCCCTGCCGCAGCGGGCAGGATTATTTTCGGGATGAAAACGGAGAATGTTGGCGGGCGCTTACCTTGATTGCCTCCGCGACCTCCTTTGATGTCGCTCAGAGCGCGGAGCATGCCCAGGAGGTCGGAACGGTTCTTGGACAATTCCATCGCCTGCTTTCCACGATGAATCCCTTGAGTCTGCGCGATACGCTGCCGGGGTTTCATGAGACACCGAAATACCTGGAGAAATATGACGCCGTACTGGAAACGGAATCCGCACGTGAGCTGAGTGAAAGCTCGATGGAGGTGCGAAACCTGATTCGGTTTGTCGAGGATCGTCGGGAGTTTGCCTATGTGCTTCAGAACGCGCAGGATGCCGGCGAGCTGCACATCCGCCTGATTCACGGCGATCCCAAAGTCAGCAACATTATGATTGATGATGACACCTTCAAAGGAACCTCCATCATCGATCTTGATACGGCAAAGCCCGGCCTGATCCACTACGACTTCGGCGATGCATTGCGCTCTCTCTGCAACCGGCAGGGGGAGGAGACCAAAGATGTAGGCAAGGTATCGTTCGACCTGATCCTGTGCGAAGCCTTTGTGCGCGGCTATATGGTGCATGCCGGAAGTTTTCTCACCGACAACGACAAAAAATACCTCTACGACTCAATCCGCCTCATCACCTTTGAGCTGGGCCTGCGCTTTTTCCAGGACTATCTGGCCGGGAATGTATACTTCAAAGTCAAATCCCCCGAGCAGAACCTTCACCGTGCAAAGATCCAGTTCAAGCTGTGCGAAAGCATCGAAACGCGCAAACGGCAGATCAACGAACTGCTCGAACAGGTTTTTACTTCATAA
- a CDS encoding dihydrodipicolinate synthase family protein has protein sequence MSNYLSKFKQGIVAPMVTPLHEDESVDTEAIVRLVNFLIGGGVQGILTLGTTGEISRLNQDSWQRTIETVVSTADGRIPIYAGISSHAGTQQTIRNLKSAESAGADFITVTLPYYFPIDDIHEQTEFFLTVADAASRGVLLYNIPWTVVASIRIETIERLIQHPNIVGIKDSSGDREYFKKLLALRDPNSFRVLNGHEGLLDPALLHESDGIVSSTANILPSSTSKMWSKINSLESQAYLDRIAKVNSMNDCAPYSSTVGLALRKLVLSHFNLIKPVVTQPHTRFTKDDLESIAKLAEEAAEWEGLTEIHPVV, from the coding sequence GTGAGTAATTACCTATCGAAGTTCAAACAAGGCATTGTTGCGCCAATGGTAACCCCTCTTCACGAGGATGAATCCGTAGACACCGAGGCGATTGTACGGCTCGTAAACTTCCTGATTGGCGGAGGCGTACAAGGAATTCTCACTCTGGGAACGACCGGCGAAATTTCACGTTTAAACCAAGACAGTTGGCAGCGCACAATCGAAACCGTTGTCTCGACTGCAGACGGCCGGATACCGATTTATGCCGGCATCAGCTCACACGCCGGAACACAACAAACAATACGGAACCTGAAATCGGCAGAATCGGCCGGAGCGGATTTTATAACCGTTACTCTTCCCTATTACTTCCCGATCGATGATATACATGAACAGACAGAGTTTTTTCTGACCGTTGCTGACGCCGCATCGCGTGGAGTACTTCTTTATAATATCCCATGGACAGTCGTGGCATCCATCCGGATCGAAACGATTGAACGCCTCATTCAGCACCCGAATATTGTCGGCATCAAGGACAGCAGCGGAGACAGGGAGTATTTCAAAAAGCTGCTCGCCTTGCGCGACCCGAATTCATTCCGCGTTCTAAACGGTCATGAAGGATTACTTGACCCGGCCCTGTTGCATGAATCGGACGGGATCGTCTCTTCCACTGCAAATATTCTGCCGTCATCGACCAGCAAGATGTGGTCAAAAATCAACTCGCTTGAATCACAGGCTTATCTGGACAGGATCGCCAAAGTAAACAGCATGAACGACTGTGCGCCGTACAGCAGCACCGTCGGACTGGCCTTGCGGAAACTGGTGCTGAGTCATTTCAACCTGATCAAGCCGGTCGTTACACAACCTCATACCCGCTTTACAAAAGACGATCTGGAATCCATCGCTAAACTGGCAGAAGAGGCTGCGGAATGGGAAGGACTCACCGAAATCCATCCGGTCGTTTAA